In bacterium, a single genomic region encodes these proteins:
- a CDS encoding histidinol phosphate phosphatase domain-containing protein translates to MITKDWFADFHTHTIFSDGELLPSELLQRAQQRGCRCLAITDHVDSSNMEFVLSRLLRFVEELGQQWNTLVVPGVELTHVPPGRIEKLALRARQMGAKWVVVHGETLVEPVAASTNKAALEAGVDLLAHPGLISLEDAATAAASGVFLELSTRKGHSLANGWVVRMAREAGARLLINSDTHGPQDILEPDFRARIGLGAGMNSQELDLAWSNASELVERFGGEKS, encoded by the coding sequence ATGATCACAAAGGACTGGTTTGCTGATTTTCATACCCACACCATCTTCAGCGATGGGGAGTTACTGCCTTCGGAGCTGCTCCAAAGGGCGCAGCAAAGGGGTTGCAGATGTTTGGCCATAACAGACCATGTGGACAGTTCTAACATGGAGTTCGTGCTTTCCAGACTGCTTAGATTCGTGGAAGAGCTGGGTCAGCAATGGAATACGCTGGTGGTGCCAGGGGTGGAGCTGACCCACGTGCCTCCTGGCCGCATAGAGAAACTTGCTCTTCGGGCCAGGCAGATGGGGGCAAAATGGGTGGTGGTTCATGGGGAGACCCTGGTGGAGCCCGTGGCAGCCAGCACCAACAAGGCAGCCCTGGAGGCAGGTGTGGATCTGCTGGCCCACCCCGGGCTTATAAGCCTTGAAGATGCAGCAACGGCAGCAGCCTCGGGAGTGTTCTTGGAGCTCAGTACACGCAAGGGCCATAGCCTGGCCAACGGCTGGGTGGTGCGGATGGCAAGGGAAGCCGGAGCCAGGCTCCTAATTAACAGCGACACCCACGGCCCCCAGGATATCCTGGAGCCTGATTTCAGAGCCAGGATAGGTTTGGGGGCAGGAATGAACTCCCAGGAATTGGACCTGGCCTGGAGCAATGCTTCTGAGCTGGTGGAGCGTTTCGGGGGCGAGAAAAGTTGA
- a CDS encoding metalloregulator ArsR/SmtB family transcription factor: MRMLVRVLKALADPNRIRIMKMLQHRTMCVCELTEALGIAQPSVSRHMRVLENADLVEQRKEGPWVNYLWNHSPVNPFARELLERMRDWLQEDPEVQTLLLKASKLDRNIICRRSQIKREVSRSKDSSR; encoded by the coding sequence ATGAGAATGCTTGTCCGGGTCCTTAAAGCCCTGGCCGATCCCAACCGCATACGGATCATGAAGATGCTGCAACACAGGACCATGTGTGTCTGCGAGCTAACAGAGGCACTGGGCATTGCCCAGCCCAGCGTCTCCCGACACATGAGGGTTCTGGAGAATGCAGACCTCGTGGAGCAGCGAAAAGAGGGCCCGTGGGTCAACTACCTTTGGAACCATTCCCCGGTCAACCCTTTTGCCCGCGAACTTCTAGAAAGAATGCGGGATTGGCTTCAAGAGGACCCTGAGGTTCAGACACTCCTGCTTAAAGCTTCCAAACTGGATCGCAATATTATCTGCAGGAGATCGCAGATAAAACGAGAGGTCTCGCGGTCAAAGGATTCGAGCAGATGA
- a CDS encoding ABC transporter ATP-binding protein → MIRIWNLSKHYGSFHALEDVSLQVEPGEIFGFLGPNGAGKTTTIRVMAGLLRPTSGTVEIAGHDILKEPEAAKAAMGLVPDRPFLYEKLTGDEFLLFLGGIYGLSAALTRQRMEQLLSIFELEQWRGQLIENYSHGMKQRLVMCAALLHRPLVLVVDEPMVGLDPRGSRLLKEVFRKEAKQRGASIFMSTHSLEVAEEMCDRIAILQKGRIIAQGTPEELRKMAGESGEDLESVFLRLTGGEDLGGLEGGLPSR, encoded by the coding sequence ATGATAAGGATTTGGAATCTTTCAAAACATTATGGATCCTTTCATGCCCTGGAGGACGTGAGCCTTCAAGTGGAGCCCGGAGAGATCTTCGGATTTCTCGGCCCAAACGGCGCAGGCAAGACTACCACCATCAGGGTCATGGCTGGTCTTCTCAGACCCACCTCTGGAACCGTGGAAATTGCAGGCCACGACATTCTCAAAGAGCCCGAGGCAGCCAAGGCCGCCATGGGGCTGGTGCCCGACAGGCCTTTCCTCTATGAGAAGTTGACAGGGGATGAGTTTCTGCTTTTTCTGGGAGGTATATATGGCTTGAGCGCGGCACTCACCCGCCAAAGAATGGAGCAGCTTCTGAGCATTTTCGAGCTGGAGCAATGGCGGGGACAACTCATAGAGAATTACTCTCACGGCATGAAACAAAGGCTTGTGATGTGTGCTGCCTTATTACACAGACCTCTGGTCTTGGTGGTGGATGAGCCCATGGTAGGGCTGGACCCCAGAGGAAGCAGGCTTCTCAAGGAGGTGTTCCGCAAGGAAGCCAAACAAAGGGGTGCCAGCATATTCATGTCCACCCACAGCCTGGAAGTGGCCGAGGAGATGTGCGATCGCATAGCCATACTTCAGAAGGGGCGAATCATTGCCCAGGGCACTCCAGAGGAATTGAGAAAAATGGCCGGCGAGTCAGGAGAGGATCTGGAGTCGGTATTCCTGCGCCTAACCGGTGGGGAGGATCTGGGGGGCCTTGAGGGTGGGCTTCCTTCCAGGTGA
- the arsB gene encoding ACR3 family arsenite efflux transporter yields MADEACITKEPKGLGFFEKYLTLWVILCIIAGIVLGKVAPTVARYLDSLAIYVDEAPVVSIPIAVCLFFMMYPIMVKIDFGEVIKAGKNAKPVALTLFVNWAIKPFTMYAISVFFLGSLFYTFIGPDAVDYVKMPLGLDLPVGATHGVSKVVLQEGIKLLEVPLWRSYLAGCILLGIAPCTAMVLVWGFLAKGNDGHTLVMVAINSLTMLILYGPLGGFLLGVGRLPVPWQALVLSIGIYVALPLVAGYVSRKLIIKSRGEIWFKEKFLHILTPITIVALLITLVLLFSFKGEVIVSNPLTILWIAIPLFLQTNLIFWLGYVLARLLRLSYEDAAPSAMIGASNHFEVAIATATMLFGLSSGAALATVVGVLIEVPVMLMLVKICLRTPHWFRWQEGHATRVTKELVAK; encoded by the coding sequence ATGGCCGATGAAGCATGCATCACCAAGGAACCGAAGGGCCTGGGTTTCTTCGAGAAATACCTCACGCTCTGGGTGATCCTCTGTATCATAGCTGGCATCGTCCTGGGGAAAGTGGCCCCCACTGTGGCCAGGTACCTAGACTCCCTGGCCATATACGTGGATGAAGCACCGGTGGTCTCAATCCCGATAGCGGTATGCCTCTTCTTCATGATGTACCCGATTATGGTGAAGATTGACTTCGGAGAGGTGATAAAGGCGGGCAAGAACGCCAAGCCAGTGGCACTCACCCTTTTTGTGAACTGGGCCATCAAGCCGTTTACCATGTATGCCATCAGCGTCTTCTTCCTGGGAAGCCTCTTCTACACATTCATTGGCCCAGATGCGGTTGACTACGTGAAGATGCCTTTGGGGTTGGACCTGCCCGTGGGTGCGACCCATGGGGTCAGCAAGGTAGTGCTGCAAGAGGGAATCAAGCTCCTGGAGGTCCCCCTCTGGCGGAGCTACCTAGCCGGCTGCATCCTCCTGGGGATCGCCCCGTGCACGGCCATGGTCCTCGTATGGGGTTTCCTGGCCAAGGGAAACGACGGCCACACCCTGGTCATGGTGGCCATCAATTCTCTGACCATGCTCATTCTCTATGGTCCTCTGGGGGGTTTCTTGTTGGGTGTGGGCCGACTCCCTGTGCCTTGGCAGGCACTGGTTCTATCCATCGGGATCTATGTGGCCCTGCCTCTTGTGGCGGGTTATGTTTCCCGAAAGCTGATCATAAAGTCGCGTGGTGAGATTTGGTTCAAGGAAAAATTTCTACACATCCTGACGCCCATCACCATCGTGGCGCTTCTCATAACCCTGGTGCTCCTCTTCTCCTTCAAGGGAGAGGTCATTGTGTCCAATCCCCTCACTATCCTCTGGATCGCCATCCCGCTCTTTCTCCAGACCAACCTGATTTTTTGGCTGGGCTACGTACTTGCCAGGCTCCTGAGGCTTAGCTACGAGGACGCGGCCCCCTCTGCCATGATCGGGGCATCCAACCACTTCGAGGTGGCCATCGCCACGGCTACCATGCTCTTCGGTCTCTCATCGGGGGCAGCCCTGGCCACTGTGGTAGGGGTCCTGATCGAGGTGCCCGTGATGCTCATGCTCGTGAAGATCTGTCTTAGAACGCCCCATTGGTTCCGCTGGCAGGAAGGGCACGCCACGAGGGTGACCAAGGAACTCGTGGCCAAATAG
- a CDS encoding transglutaminase-like domain-containing protein has translation MISVVIVVWWLVMCGALIWREYFLPHAPAGPATGAAKELEEREEWMGIYAQGQKIGHASTRLHRSKNGWVLEESAFLRLSLLGIPRELKSTTVVEATEGFVLKSFLTRVESGPTRFEAEGKMLESQLSVQIRSAGRVREISIPMKENPFVPQTIRYMLALQGQLKTGQRYRFPMVDPFTLAMEPMEIVVEAVERVRWGERDVDALRLSYHWAGLHSRAWVNPEGEVLREEGFGGLSMLRESREQALGQGWAVGKGVDLFRAMSVPTERHLEEPRRTSYLKVRLSGADLSEFAMVGTRQRRSRYEVEVFKEDLEKACSYELPHPRTEHLAAFLDPTAFIQSDDPAIRDTSRKILQAETDAIKAVELILAWVHENLEKLPTLSVPSAVEVLKTRQGDCNEHAVLFAALARAAGIPTKICAGILYMEGRFYYHAWNEVFLGQWFSLDSLLGQFPADATHIKFVEGELESQAKLVSLMGNLKVEILAHR, from the coding sequence ATGATCTCTGTGGTAATAGTGGTTTGGTGGCTGGTCATGTGCGGGGCTTTGATCTGGAGGGAATACTTCCTGCCTCACGCTCCGGCGGGTCCTGCTACAGGGGCAGCCAAGGAGTTGGAAGAGCGGGAGGAGTGGATGGGAATCTACGCCCAGGGCCAGAAGATAGGCCATGCCAGCACCCGGCTCCACCGTTCCAAGAACGGCTGGGTGTTGGAGGAAAGTGCTTTCCTGAGACTCAGCTTGCTTGGCATACCCAGGGAGCTCAAGAGCACCACAGTTGTAGAAGCCACAGAGGGATTTGTTCTCAAGAGTTTTCTCACCAGGGTGGAAAGCGGTCCTACTCGTTTTGAGGCAGAGGGTAAGATGCTGGAGTCGCAACTCTCAGTTCAGATACGATCCGCTGGGCGGGTTCGTGAGATCAGCATTCCAATGAAAGAGAACCCATTTGTACCCCAGACCATTCGATATATGCTTGCTCTCCAGGGGCAGTTGAAAACGGGCCAGCGCTATAGATTTCCCATGGTGGATCCTTTTACCTTGGCCATGGAGCCCATGGAAATAGTTGTGGAGGCAGTGGAGAGGGTGCGTTGGGGGGAGCGGGATGTGGATGCCCTGAGGCTCAGCTATCACTGGGCTGGGCTTCACTCTCGGGCCTGGGTGAACCCTGAGGGAGAGGTGCTTCGGGAAGAGGGCTTTGGTGGACTAAGCATGCTAAGGGAGAGCAGGGAACAGGCCTTGGGGCAAGGCTGGGCTGTGGGCAAGGGGGTGGACCTGTTTCGAGCCATGTCCGTGCCCACGGAGCGGCATCTGGAGGAACCTCGTAGGACCTCTTACCTGAAGGTGCGTTTGTCTGGTGCAGACCTTTCGGAGTTTGCTATGGTTGGGACAAGACAGAGAAGATCCAGGTATGAGGTGGAGGTGTTCAAGGAGGATCTGGAGAAAGCGTGCAGCTATGAACTGCCCCATCCCAGGACAGAGCATCTGGCAGCTTTCCTGGATCCTACTGCCTTCATTCAAAGCGATGATCCGGCCATACGGGATACATCTCGGAAGATTCTACAGGCAGAAACAGATGCCATCAAAGCAGTGGAACTGATTCTAGCCTGGGTGCACGAGAACTTGGAAAAACTACCCACCTTGAGTGTTCCAAGTGCTGTAGAGGTGCTCAAGACCAGGCAGGGAGACTGCAACGAGCACGCTGTGCTTTTTGCAGCCCTTGCTAGAGCAGCCGGGATTCCCACCAAGATTTGTGCAGGAATCTTGTACATGGAAGGCCGTTTTTATTATCATGCCTGGAACGAAGTTTTCCTGGGCCAGTGGTTCAGCCTTGACAGCTTGTTGGGACAATTCCCAGCCGATGCAACACATATCAAGTTCGTGGAAGGGGAGTTGGAAAGCCAGGCTAAGCTGGTCTCCCTGATGGGAAATTTGAAGGTGGAGATTTTGGCCCACCGATGA
- a CDS encoding alpha/beta family hydrolase, whose translation MGARTQEERVWIPHGALMLDGRFLLGSGLAGLVCHPHPSYGGNMDNNVVLAACSALAEIGASVLRFNFRESSAAHGAMAEGEEQVQQVKSAMKFLRSKTGCESSRFVLVGYSFGAWVGLRALHETEPILGWVAVAPPVGIWEFSFARAIDGRKMILAGSHDNFCPLDLVQDLFRCLHEPKEMEILEGADHFFWGFEKKLKHAIEARVCSWAKGLGDCPAWKG comes from the coding sequence ATGGGAGCAAGAACGCAAGAGGAAAGGGTTTGGATCCCCCACGGGGCTCTGATGCTGGATGGGAGATTTCTCTTGGGCAGTGGCTTGGCAGGGCTGGTTTGCCATCCCCATCCCAGTTACGGCGGGAACATGGACAACAATGTGGTCTTGGCAGCATGCAGTGCTTTGGCAGAGATAGGGGCAAGCGTGCTCAGATTCAATTTCAGGGAGTCGTCTGCTGCCCATGGGGCAATGGCCGAGGGGGAGGAGCAGGTACAGCAGGTGAAGTCAGCTATGAAATTCCTTAGAAGTAAGACGGGTTGTGAGTCCTCCAGGTTTGTTCTTGTGGGATACTCCTTTGGGGCGTGGGTTGGATTGCGGGCTCTACACGAAACGGAGCCCATACTGGGTTGGGTGGCCGTAGCACCTCCTGTAGGGATATGGGAATTTTCCTTTGCAAGAGCTATTGATGGCAGAAAAATGATCCTGGCTGGCTCTCATGATAACTTTTGCCCACTGGATTTGGTTCAGGATCTCTTTCGTTGTCTCCATGAGCCCAAAGAGATGGAGATCCTGGAAGGGGCTGACCACTTTTTTTGGGGCTTTGAAAAAAAATTGAAGCATGCGATAGAGGCCAGGGTTTGCTCCTGGGCAAAGGGACTTGGGGATTGTCCGGCCTGGAAAGGCTGA
- a CDS encoding methylated-DNA--[protein]-cysteine S-methyltransferase, which produces MPVHVWISGFSGPWGPMWICSSKKGVCGISLRGAREKLERELVRRKDCEFRVDQAANRDVMDQIEEYLEGKRRSFETQLDLWGTGFQMKVWNLLREIPYGHKSSYGELARSLGLPGAARAVGGAAGSNPVPLLVPCHRLVRGNGSLGGFGCGLDIKEFLLALEARVWGSWTEL; this is translated from the coding sequence ATGCCAGTGCACGTTTGGATTTCGGGCTTTAGCGGCCCTTGGGGGCCCATGTGGATATGCTCCAGTAAAAAGGGAGTCTGCGGGATCTCCTTGAGGGGGGCTAGAGAGAAGCTGGAGAGAGAGCTGGTAAGAAGGAAAGACTGTGAGTTCAGGGTGGACCAGGCCGCCAACAGAGATGTCATGGATCAGATTGAGGAGTATTTGGAAGGCAAAAGGAGAAGCTTTGAGACCCAGCTGGATCTTTGGGGCACAGGTTTTCAGATGAAGGTTTGGAATCTCTTGAGAGAGATTCCTTACGGTCACAAGAGTTCGTACGGTGAGCTGGCCAGGTCTTTGGGGCTTCCGGGGGCTGCCAGAGCAGTGGGAGGGGCCGCTGGAAGCAATCCGGTCCCGCTTTTGGTGCCCTGTCATCGTTTGGTCCGTGGGAATGGAAGCCTGGGCGGTTTTGGCTGTGGCCTGGACATAAAGGAGTTCCTCTTGGCGCTCGAGGCGAGGGTCTGGGGGAGTTGGACAGAACTCTAG
- a CDS encoding arsenate reductase ArsC — MKDSSRNTAQGPLRILFLCTGNSCRSQMAEGWARHLLRGKVEAYSAGVAPKGMDPRAVDVMAEAGVDISSQRPKSLDEISHLEFDYVITLCDDAQQSCPIFPARTALVHQGLQDPPQLAANAKTQEEALGHYRRVRDQIRAFVERLPEILIQQDGLNGR; from the coding sequence ATGAAAGACTCTTCCCGCAACACTGCCCAAGGGCCCCTCCGTATCCTTTTCCTTTGCACCGGCAATTCCTGCCGCAGCCAAATGGCGGAGGGGTGGGCGCGCCACCTCCTGAGGGGTAAGGTAGAGGCCTACTCAGCCGGAGTTGCCCCCAAAGGGATGGACCCGCGGGCCGTGGATGTGATGGCCGAGGCAGGAGTGGACATCTCGAGTCAGCGTCCCAAGTCTCTGGATGAGATCTCCCATCTGGAGTTCGACTACGTCATCACCCTTTGCGATGATGCCCAGCAAAGCTGCCCGATCTTTCCGGCTCGAACCGCACTCGTGCACCAAGGGTTGCAAGATCCGCCCCAGTTGGCCGCAAACGCCAAGACACAGGAGGAGGCCCTTGGGCACTATCGGCGAGTGCGGGATCAGATACGCGCATTCGTTGAGCGGCTCCCCGAAATACTCATCCAACAGGATGGACTCAATGGCCGATGA
- a CDS encoding glycosyltransferase, whose product MFLPSMEGILCLGDCHVTVKPMNALKPLRVAVLIDHRPNHPGEVGGLAGTWEQLSLEAAGREDLELTLFFLGDEPRVERPAPNLKRVLMRPALGTEALPFLSSIPTHTDLAPMHPGLFRSLRGFHVIHSTEAFYAFAKTGLWASRIRKIPLVNSIQTDIISWAGVYTPGILHRILPGPAACWLLNRYGFLERQKRSMERKLARYMRACSAVLVSHQKDIVRLSRLAPHTPLYFLRRGIDLSLFHPGRKDKELLLQRFGIPGNRRLLLFVGRMDQVKGVMIAAKVVKELAEQGLEVHLVAVGNGSQKGEVAKLLGDRVTLTGNLPHGELGWIYASAELLLFPSEAEVWPNVVTEAKASGLPVLACVQGARHVMLGDGQDGLLLVDRDLQRWVNCTRELLSNRALLKKMGEKARQHAQTHYPSWTQVMEEDVLPVWREVAEGSFSCSLGASFQS is encoded by the coding sequence GTGTTCTTACCCTCCATGGAAGGCATCTTGTGCCTTGGGGACTGTCACGTTACAGTAAAGCCCATGAATGCATTGAAACCTCTTCGAGTGGCGGTGCTCATAGACCATCGCCCCAACCATCCTGGAGAAGTGGGAGGACTGGCCGGCACCTGGGAGCAGTTGAGCCTGGAGGCCGCAGGAAGAGAGGATCTTGAGCTAACCTTGTTTTTTCTGGGAGATGAACCCAGGGTGGAAAGGCCGGCCCCAAACCTCAAGAGGGTTCTCATGAGGCCTGCCTTGGGCACAGAGGCGCTTCCCTTTCTTTCCTCCATTCCTACCCACACAGACCTGGCCCCCATGCATCCAGGTCTTTTCCGCAGCCTCAGGGGTTTCCACGTCATTCACTCCACCGAGGCCTTCTATGCTTTTGCCAAGACAGGTCTTTGGGCTTCCAGAATCAGGAAAATACCGCTTGTGAACTCCATCCAGACAGACATCATCTCCTGGGCCGGCGTGTACACCCCTGGAATTCTCCACAGAATCCTCCCAGGCCCGGCAGCCTGCTGGCTCTTGAATAGATATGGTTTCTTGGAGCGTCAAAAGCGTTCCATGGAGAGAAAGCTGGCCCGGTACATGAGGGCCTGCTCGGCCGTGCTGGTATCCCACCAAAAGGACATAGTCAGACTGAGCAGGCTTGCCCCTCACACGCCCCTGTATTTTCTTAGAAGGGGAATAGACTTAAGTCTTTTTCATCCAGGCAGGAAGGACAAGGAACTTCTTCTGCAACGTTTTGGAATTCCGGGCAACAGGCGCCTTCTTCTATTTGTGGGTCGCATGGACCAAGTCAAGGGTGTGATGATTGCGGCTAAGGTGGTCAAAGAGCTTGCTGAGCAGGGGCTGGAAGTGCACCTGGTGGCTGTTGGAAACGGTTCCCAGAAGGGGGAGGTCGCAAAGCTTCTTGGAGACCGAGTTACCCTCACCGGAAACCTTCCCCACGGGGAACTGGGTTGGATATATGCCAGTGCTGAGCTGCTTCTGTTTCCATCGGAGGCCGAGGTCTGGCCCAATGTGGTGACCGAGGCCAAAGCATCCGGCCTGCCCGTTTTGGCCTGTGTGCAAGGCGCCAGGCACGTGATGTTGGGAGACGGGCAAGACGGCCTGCTCCTTGTTGACAGGGACCTGCAAAGATGGGTGAACTGTACCAGGGAACTCTTAAGCAATCGGGCCCTGCTCAAGAAGATGGGGGAGAAGGCCAGGCAACATGCTCAGACCCACTACCCCTCCTGGACACAGGTAATGGAGGAAGATGTCCTGCCTGTATGGCGCGAAGTGGCAGAGGGCTCTTTCTCCTGCTCTTTGGGAGCCAGTTTCCAGAGCTGA
- a CDS encoding glycosyltransferase family 39 protein, with product MRSNVGSWASPVTRAGLWGVGLLLSLSLFMGIQDLPLRDFREVRFAEVGWEMLETGDWIVPHINGSPYLNKPPMVGWLVAFSMKVLGKNELAARLPNAVATLGTALFVGWLVYMMVGPPWAILGAALYLGTPGAQYYGRMLSSDVVGIFFMSGALASFCKGLMDGRRTYHLLGFALCAMAVLSRGLAGALYPLGALLVFLVVLERRKFQEVPWLMGLVIFFGISLPWFLAVEFKQPGFLSHHFLQQQLQRVASGGGSPFVALPHWEIFLGFLGFLGPLALLLPWAGSITRSKGNIRGFLWIYVLLVLGSVALSAGRNQPYTLPALAPLVALVGAWLAQPGRVAYAWGASLLLAGLGVASAAGVFVTEEILERIWKDLARPELLSRVQICMAMVALLMGISAYFMVKGKRWASAMLVGAVMLPGGWMLSLVQGAMAPVESRRDLAVWVFENVPKQWPLVLVDPTDRQFEGTAGWSFYSGRRVLMVRFQDKTEIRAQAPRLPIWIISMEEFLEMMGSGKALALAATPKGIELLNISGLPPPVAADGKFQLWKLAPKEQEKEPSATSRHTGRTSSSITCVQEG from the coding sequence ATGAGAAGCAATGTTGGAAGCTGGGCTTCCCCTGTGACAAGGGCAGGCCTCTGGGGTGTGGGGTTGCTGCTTAGTCTTTCCCTCTTCATGGGGATCCAGGACCTTCCATTGAGGGATTTCCGGGAGGTTCGTTTTGCCGAGGTAGGCTGGGAGATGCTTGAAACAGGGGATTGGATCGTTCCTCATATCAACGGCTCTCCATATCTGAACAAGCCTCCCATGGTGGGGTGGTTGGTGGCCTTTTCCATGAAGGTGTTGGGGAAGAACGAGCTGGCCGCTCGGCTTCCCAATGCTGTGGCCACCTTGGGAACAGCGCTTTTTGTGGGCTGGCTTGTGTACATGATGGTTGGGCCACCATGGGCTATACTGGGTGCGGCCCTGTACTTGGGAACCCCTGGTGCGCAATACTACGGCAGGATGCTCTCCAGCGACGTGGTGGGCATATTTTTCATGAGCGGTGCCCTAGCCTCCTTCTGCAAGGGTTTGATGGATGGGCGCAGGACCTACCATCTGCTGGGGTTTGCGCTTTGTGCCATGGCGGTGCTCTCCAGGGGTCTGGCCGGGGCCCTTTATCCCTTGGGAGCCTTGCTTGTTTTTCTTGTTGTGCTTGAGCGCAGGAAATTCCAAGAAGTGCCCTGGTTGATGGGATTGGTGATCTTTTTCGGGATTAGCCTGCCCTGGTTCCTGGCGGTGGAGTTCAAGCAACCCGGTTTCTTGTCCCATCATTTTCTGCAACAGCAGCTGCAAAGGGTTGCCTCGGGGGGAGGAAGTCCTTTTGTTGCCCTCCCGCATTGGGAAATATTCCTTGGATTCCTTGGGTTTTTGGGGCCACTGGCACTGCTTCTTCCTTGGGCCGGGTCCATTACGCGAAGCAAGGGTAACATCAGGGGATTTCTTTGGATATATGTTTTGTTGGTTCTGGGCTCTGTGGCCCTGTCGGCCGGCAGGAATCAGCCCTACACTCTTCCGGCTTTGGCTCCCCTGGTGGCTTTGGTGGGGGCTTGGTTGGCCCAGCCTGGAAGGGTTGCTTATGCTTGGGGTGCATCTCTATTGCTGGCAGGGCTGGGAGTGGCTTCGGCCGCAGGGGTCTTTGTGACAGAAGAGATACTGGAGAGGATCTGGAAGGATCTTGCCAGGCCAGAGCTTCTGAGCAGAGTTCAGATATGCATGGCCATGGTGGCCCTGTTAATGGGAATCTCGGCCTATTTCATGGTAAAGGGCAAAAGATGGGCTTCGGCTATGCTTGTGGGAGCTGTGATGCTGCCTGGGGGTTGGATGCTCTCCCTTGTCCAGGGAGCCATGGCCCCAGTGGAGAGCAGGCGGGATCTGGCTGTCTGGGTCTTTGAAAATGTACCCAAACAATGGCCTCTTGTACTGGTGGATCCAACTGATAGGCAGTTCGAGGGAACAGCGGGCTGGAGTTTCTATTCAGGACGCCGGGTGCTCATGGTGAGGTTCCAGGACAAAACAGAGATAAGGGCTCAGGCCCCCAGGCTTCCCATATGGATAATCTCCATGGAGGAATTCTTGGAGATGATGGGTTCTGGCAAAGCCTTGGCACTGGCTGCAACCCCCAAGGGAATAGAACTACTTAACATCTCCGGGCTTCCCCCTCCAGTGGCTGCAGACGGAAAGTTTCAGCTCTGGAAACTGGCTCCCAAAGAGCAGGAGAAAGAGCCCTCTGCCACTTCGCGCCATACAGGCAGGACATCTTCCTCCATTACCTGTGTCCAGGAGGGGTAG
- a CDS encoding desulfoferrodoxin family protein, whose translation MKRRICLKAAMGLVAVALAVFWRLPLANTSLWAQQRSSEKSKKKSSQDSKLKSSQEKKPEPEVHWPKDITRLQGLEVDHVPLLEVISPESKEEALGLVIRVGRQLHHMTQAHYLQWIQVWVDDLKACEISLEPGNLIPRWQLSLHRRASMQITVKTQCNLHGIWANRVVL comes from the coding sequence ATGAAACGAAGGATTTGTCTGAAGGCAGCTATGGGCCTTGTGGCTGTTGCCTTGGCGGTGTTTTGGAGACTTCCATTGGCAAACACCTCCCTTTGGGCTCAACAGCGGTCTTCGGAAAAGAGCAAGAAGAAATCTTCCCAGGACTCCAAGCTCAAATCCTCCCAGGAGAAAAAGCCTGAGCCCGAGGTCCACTGGCCCAAGGACATTACAAGACTCCAAGGACTGGAGGTTGACCACGTGCCCCTGTTGGAGGTGATCTCCCCTGAAAGCAAAGAAGAGGCATTGGGGCTTGTCATAAGGGTTGGCCGACAGCTCCACCACATGACGCAGGCTCATTACCTCCAGTGGATCCAGGTGTGGGTTGATGATCTTAAGGCCTGCGAAATAAGTCTGGAGCCTGGAAACCTGATTCCCAGGTGGCAACTGAGCCTGCATAGAAGGGCCTCCATGCAGATCACGGTGAAGACCCAGTGCAATCTCCACGGGATTTGGGCCAATCGGGTGGTTCTATGA